In Massilia forsythiae, one DNA window encodes the following:
- the ybgC gene encoding tol-pal system-associated acyl-CoA thioesterase, which produces MASVFTWPVRVYYEDTDAGGIVYYANYLKFYERARTEWLRSLGIGQQELLGSEGVAFVVRSAAVEYLAAARLDDEVTLTLRIEKLGRASVQLAQQAWRGDTLLSSASVKVACVDAATMRPRSLPDPAAAKMRAA; this is translated from the coding sequence ATGGCTTCAGTCTTCACCTGGCCAGTGCGTGTCTACTACGAAGACACCGATGCCGGCGGGATCGTTTATTACGCCAATTACCTGAAGTTTTACGAACGCGCCCGCACCGAGTGGCTGCGTTCGCTCGGCATCGGGCAACAGGAACTGCTGGGCAGCGAAGGCGTCGCGTTCGTGGTGCGCAGCGCCGCCGTCGAGTACCTGGCGGCCGCGCGCCTGGACGATGAAGTGACCCTGACGCTGCGCATCGAAAAGCTGGGCCGCGCGTCGGTCCAGTTGGCCCAGCAAGCCTGGCGCGGCGACACCCTGCTCTCCAGCGCCAGCGTGAAGGTCGCCTGCGTGGATGCAGCCACGATGCGGCCGCGTTCCCTGCCAGACCCTGCCGCTGCTAAAATGCGGGCCGCCTGA
- a CDS encoding SDR family oxidoreductase — protein MIVFITGASAGFGAAMARTFVKNGHQVVLAARRKDRLEALAAELGESALPIAMDVTDKASIEEALSMLPQSWRQIDVLINNAGLALNTKPAHEVPLADWNTMIDTNVKGLVTMTHALLPSMVERGSGLVINLGSVAGHYPYPGGNVYGATKAFVEQFTLNLRADLVGTGVRATNLAPGLCGGTEFSNVRLKGDDAAAAKVYEGTQPLTAEDIAATAYWIATLPPHVNVNLIELMPTCQGFSPFNIKRA, from the coding sequence ATGATCGTCTTCATTACCGGCGCATCGGCCGGCTTCGGCGCCGCCATGGCGCGCACTTTCGTCAAGAACGGCCACCAGGTGGTGCTGGCGGCGCGCCGCAAGGACCGGCTGGAGGCGCTGGCCGCCGAACTCGGCGAATCGGCGCTGCCGATCGCGATGGACGTCACCGACAAGGCCTCGATCGAGGAAGCGCTGTCGATGCTGCCGCAATCCTGGCGCCAGATCGACGTGCTGATCAACAATGCCGGCCTGGCCCTGAACACCAAGCCGGCGCACGAAGTGCCTTTGGCCGACTGGAACACGATGATCGACACCAACGTCAAGGGCCTGGTGACGATGACCCATGCGCTGCTGCCCTCGATGGTCGAGCGCGGCAGCGGCCTGGTGATCAACCTGGGCTCGGTGGCCGGCCACTACCCCTACCCGGGCGGCAACGTGTACGGCGCCACCAAGGCCTTCGTCGAGCAGTTCACGCTGAACCTGCGCGCCGACCTGGTCGGCACCGGCGTGCGCGCCACCAACCTGGCGCCCGGCCTGTGCGGCGGCACCGAATTTTCCAACGTGCGCCTGAAGGGCGACGACGCGGCCGCCGCCAAGGTCTACGAAGGCACCCAGCCGCTGACCGCGGAAGACATCGCCGCCACCGCCTACTGGATCGCCACCCTGCCGCCGCACGTCAACGTCAACCTGATCGAGCTGATGCCGACTTGCCAGGGCTTTTCGCCGTTCAACATCAAGCGCGCCTGA
- the tolQ gene encoding protein TolQ, whose product MNAVQDLSFIELISHAHILVKLIMALLFAVSLISWTYIFRKVFALRAARRQTEQFERSFWAGGNLHTLHQSASSQRDQSGPLARIFEAGMGEFIKGKQASRDALDVGAVLDGARRAMRAAFHRELDMMDTHLNFLASVGSVSPYIGLLGTVWGIMNAFRGLASVQQATLATVAPGIAEALIATAIGLFAAIPAVVAYNRFTHDIDRLAIRFESFVEEFSNILQRQSR is encoded by the coding sequence ATGAACGCAGTCCAAGACCTTTCCTTCATTGAGCTGATCAGCCACGCCCACATCCTGGTCAAGCTGATCATGGCCCTGCTGTTCGCGGTCTCCCTCATCAGCTGGACCTACATCTTCCGCAAGGTGTTCGCGCTGCGCGCCGCGCGCCGCCAGACCGAGCAGTTCGAGCGCAGCTTCTGGGCCGGTGGCAATTTGCACACCCTGCACCAGAGCGCCAGCAGCCAGCGCGACCAGAGCGGTCCGCTGGCGCGCATTTTCGAAGCCGGCATGGGCGAATTCATCAAGGGCAAGCAGGCCTCGCGCGACGCGCTCGACGTCGGCGCGGTGCTGGACGGCGCCCGCCGCGCCATGCGCGCCGCCTTCCACCGCGAGCTCGACATGATGGACACGCACCTGAACTTCCTGGCCTCGGTCGGCTCGGTGTCGCCCTACATCGGCCTGCTGGGCACGGTCTGGGGCATCATGAATGCGTTCCGCGGCCTGGCCAGCGTGCAGCAGGCCACCCTGGCGACCGTCGCGCCGGGCATTGCCGAGGCGCTGATCGCCACCGCCATCGGCCTGTTCGCGGCGATTCCGGCGGTGGTGGCGTACAACCGCTTCACCCACGACATCGACCGCCTCGCGATCCGCTTCGAGAGCTTCGTCGAGGAATTCTCGAACATCCTGCAGCGCCAGTCGCGCTGA
- a CDS encoding biopolymer transporter ExbD, with protein MAFNSNLRSGRRKLKSDINVVPYIDVMLVLLIIFMAVPPSQNPTEIKLPSAERSTQPPSDYIQIAVKENARLAIGVNGTAPQPLEEVDTRAALVERLHAIHDAHPDYAVLISGDRDSKYDDVIQLISEAKKMGINRVGLATK; from the coding sequence ATGGCCTTCAACAGCAACCTGCGCAGCGGACGGCGCAAGCTCAAGTCCGACATCAACGTCGTGCCCTACATCGACGTGATGCTGGTGCTGCTCATCATCTTCATGGCGGTGCCGCCGTCGCAGAACCCGACCGAGATCAAGCTGCCCAGCGCCGAGCGCTCGACCCAGCCCCCCAGCGACTACATCCAGATCGCGGTGAAGGAAAACGCCAGGCTGGCCATCGGCGTCAACGGCACGGCGCCGCAGCCGCTGGAAGAAGTCGACACGCGCGCCGCGCTGGTGGAGCGCCTGCACGCCATCCACGACGCGCATCCCGACTACGCGGTGCTGATCTCGGGCGACCGCGACAGCAAGTACGACGACGTGATCCAGTTGATCTCGGAAGCCAAGAAGATGGGCATCAACCGCGTGGGCCTGGCCACGAAGTGA
- the glyA gene encoding serine hydroxymethyltransferase, translating to MFAKDHTLAKVDPELWGAIQKENQRQQDHIELIASENYTSPAVMEAQGSQLTNKYAEGYPGKRYYGGCEYVDVAEQLAIDRVKELFGAEAANVQPNSGSQANQGVFFAMLKPGDTIMGMSLAEGGHLTHGMALNMSGKWFNVVSYGLTEQEDIDYDEMERLAREHKPKMIIAGASAFALRIDFERFARVAKEVGAYFMVDMAHYAGLIAAGEYPNPVPHADFVTSTTHKSLRGPRGGIILMKAEHEKAINSAIFPGIQGGPLMHVIAGKAVAFKEALTPEFKAYQQQVVKNAKALADALIERGLRIVSGRTESHVILVDLRAKGLTGKEAEAILGQAHMTTNKNGIPNDPQKPFVTSGIRLGSPAFTTRGFKEEDATKVGHLIADVLDNPHDAATIERVKAQVKQLTDKYPVYAA from the coding sequence ATGTTTGCAAAAGATCACACGCTCGCCAAGGTCGACCCGGAACTGTGGGGCGCCATCCAGAAGGAAAACCAGCGCCAGCAAGACCACATCGAACTGATCGCCTCGGAGAACTACACCTCGCCGGCGGTGATGGAAGCGCAGGGCTCCCAGCTGACCAACAAGTATGCCGAAGGCTACCCGGGCAAGCGCTACTACGGCGGCTGCGAATACGTCGACGTCGCCGAGCAGCTGGCGATCGACCGCGTCAAGGAACTGTTCGGCGCCGAAGCCGCCAACGTCCAGCCGAACTCGGGCTCGCAGGCCAACCAGGGCGTGTTCTTCGCCATGCTGAAACCGGGCGACACCATCATGGGCATGTCGCTGGCCGAAGGCGGCCACCTGACCCACGGCATGGCGCTGAACATGTCGGGCAAGTGGTTCAACGTGGTGTCCTACGGCCTGACCGAGCAGGAAGACATCGACTACGACGAAATGGAACGCCTGGCGCGCGAGCACAAGCCGAAGATGATCATCGCCGGCGCCTCGGCGTTCGCGCTGCGCATCGACTTCGAGCGCTTCGCCCGCGTGGCCAAGGAAGTCGGCGCGTACTTCATGGTCGACATGGCCCACTATGCCGGCCTGATCGCCGCCGGCGAATACCCGAACCCGGTGCCGCACGCCGACTTCGTGACCTCGACCACCCATAAATCGCTGCGCGGCCCGCGCGGCGGCATCATCCTGATGAAGGCCGAACACGAAAAGGCGATCAATTCGGCGATCTTCCCGGGTATCCAGGGCGGTCCGCTGATGCACGTGATCGCCGGCAAGGCGGTGGCCTTCAAGGAAGCGCTGACGCCGGAATTCAAGGCCTACCAGCAGCAGGTGGTCAAGAACGCCAAGGCATTGGCCGACGCACTGATCGAGCGCGGCCTGCGCATCGTGTCGGGCCGCACCGAATCGCACGTGATACTGGTCGACCTGCGCGCGAAAGGCCTGACCGGCAAGGAAGCGGAAGCGATCCTGGGCCAGGCGCACATGACCACCAACAAGAACGGCATTCCGAACGACCCGCAGAAGCCGTTCGTGACCTCGGGCATCCGCCTGGGCAGCCCGGCCTTCACCACGCGCGGCTTCAAGGAAGAGGACGCCACCAAGGTCGGCCACCTGATCGCCGACGTGCTGGACAACCCGCACGACGCCGCCACCATCGAGCGCGTGAAGGCGCAAGTCAAGCAACTGACCGACAAGTATCCGGTCTACGCAGCATAA